One genomic window of Desulfomonilia bacterium includes the following:
- a CDS encoding anaerobic ribonucleoside-triphosphate reductase activating protein: MKIAHLQKTSFIEYPGKISAVIFTQGCNLKCPYCHNPELVEPGLFTTPLSQDEILSFMMKRKGKLDGVVITGGEPALQKGLIEFMHKIKDIGFLIKFDTNGTFPDVLENIIEQRLADYIAMDIKGPAYKYPAITGARVDMDLILRSIRLVMNSGIDYEFRTTWAIEQLTLTDIEETATMIRDAKRFALQRFNPSKHLDPSTLNFRAPTDDMIRKAVDYAGNLVGECIIR; this comes from the coding sequence ATGAAAATTGCACATCTTCAGAAAACCTCATTTATTGAATATCCGGGAAAAATTTCGGCAGTTATCTTCACCCAGGGCTGCAATTTAAAATGCCCGTATTGCCACAACCCCGAACTGGTCGAGCCCGGGCTGTTCACTACCCCGCTTTCTCAGGATGAAATCCTGTCGTTTATGATGAAAAGAAAAGGCAAACTTGACGGAGTCGTGATTACCGGAGGCGAACCGGCCCTTCAGAAAGGTCTGATCGAATTCATGCATAAGATAAAGGATATTGGCTTTCTTATAAAATTCGACACAAACGGGACATTTCCGGATGTCCTTGAAAACATTATTGAACAGCGGCTTGCGGATTATATTGCAATGGACATAAAAGGCCCTGCCTATAAATACCCGGCAATTACAGGTGCTCGGGTTGACATGGACTTAATCTTGAGGAGCATCCGCTTGGTAATGAATTCCGGTATTGATTACGAGTTCAGAACAACATGGGCCATAGAGCAGCTGACCCTGACAGACATCGAAGAAACCGCAACGATGATCAGGGATGCAAAACGTTTTGCCCTGCAGCGCTTCAATCCGTCAAAGCATCTTGACCCTTCAACACTCAATTTTCGTGCTCCGACGGATGACATGATCAGAAAGGCTGTTGATTATGCCGGCAATCTTGTCGGGGAATGTATCATCAGATAG
- a CDS encoding long-chain fatty acid--CoA ligase, whose product MNFSESTIAGIFLNRAEKYHYRTCIRHKEDGKYKDISFTEMKRNVMNLGLGLISLGVRKGDIVAIFSENRWEWLVSDLAILSIGAADAPIYSTCSGEEAAYIINDSGSKVVFVSNKEHLDRLLSVKSKIKGVKKIICFENAAAKGKSIITFSDVIETGASAKDRKIFETCIGEIEPQDLATLIYTAGTTGNPKGVMLTHDNIVTTVHQCHASHPMLSQNDETLSLLPWSHSLGRIVGIYLMYHVGAVISLAESFATALTNLVEIRPTLLVSVPRIFEKMYSSILSKEQNSPPLRQKLFNWAREVADRSVDYIVQKKQIPFGLRIQYDLAEKLVFSRIRAALGLDRLTVSVNGGGPLANGIERFFNGAGIALHNGYGLTETSTVTNTNTFDAFEFGSVGRPVAETKVKLADDGEILIKGPQVMKGYWEKPDETKASFDSEGWLMTGDIGRIDERGFLYITDRKKDIIITSGAKNISPQNIENTLITDAYIEQAVVVGEGRKYLSALIVPNYIELSSWARSERLTFDSNEELVSRPDVIEFYRKRIENAMKKYARVEQIRKFRLLSSEFSIDGGELTPTLKLKRKFINEKYSDVIEGMYLEKKGE is encoded by the coding sequence ATGAATTTTTCCGAATCTACGATAGCAGGAATTTTCCTGAACAGGGCAGAAAAATACCATTATCGGACCTGCATCCGCCACAAGGAAGACGGAAAATACAAAGATATAAGCTTCACGGAAATGAAAAGAAACGTGATGAACCTCGGGCTCGGCCTTATCTCTCTTGGAGTCAGAAAGGGGGACATCGTTGCAATCTTCTCGGAAAACAGGTGGGAATGGCTTGTTTCGGACCTGGCGATCTTATCCATAGGCGCAGCTGATGCTCCGATATATTCGACATGTTCGGGAGAGGAAGCTGCATATATAATCAATGATTCGGGTTCAAAAGTTGTATTCGTCTCGAATAAGGAACATCTGGATAGACTTTTGAGCGTCAAATCAAAAATAAAAGGGGTAAAGAAAATCATCTGTTTTGAAAATGCCGCTGCAAAGGGGAAAAGCATCATTACCTTCAGTGATGTCATTGAAACCGGTGCCTCTGCAAAGGACAGAAAGATATTTGAAACATGCATTGGCGAAATCGAACCGCAGGACCTGGCAACACTCATTTATACGGCAGGAACGACCGGGAATCCGAAAGGGGTGATGCTCACGCATGATAACATTGTGACCACCGTCCATCAATGTCATGCATCACATCCCATGCTGAGCCAGAATGACGAAACACTCTCTCTCCTTCCCTGGAGCCATTCGCTTGGCAGAATCGTAGGCATTTATCTCATGTATCATGTCGGTGCAGTGATATCGCTTGCGGAAAGTTTTGCTACAGCATTGACCAATCTCGTTGAAATCAGACCCACCTTGCTTGTCAGTGTGCCGCGTATTTTCGAAAAAATGTATTCGTCAATACTCTCAAAAGAACAGAATTCACCTCCTCTCAGGCAGAAGCTGTTCAACTGGGCAAGAGAGGTGGCGGACAGGTCGGTTGACTATATCGTACAGAAGAAGCAGATACCGTTCGGACTCAGAATACAATATGATCTGGCAGAGAAGCTTGTCTTCTCACGTATCAGGGCTGCTCTCGGCCTCGACAGGCTCACTGTTTCGGTAAACGGAGGCGGCCCTCTGGCAAACGGAATTGAAAGGTTTTTTAACGGGGCAGGCATAGCTCTTCATAACGGCTACGGCCTCACGGAGACCTCAACGGTCACAAATACCAACACGTTCGATGCATTCGAATTCGGCTCAGTCGGCAGGCCGGTGGCAGAAACGAAGGTCAAACTTGCAGATGACGGTGAAATACTCATCAAAGGCCCCCAGGTGATGAAAGGATACTGGGAAAAGCCAGATGAAACAAAAGCGTCTTTCGACAGCGAGGGGTGGCTTATGACCGGCGATATAGGCAGAATAGATGAAAGAGGTTTCCTGTATATTACCGACAGGAAGAAAGACATAATCATAACCTCGGGCGCAAAAAACATCTCTCCACAGAATATCGAGAATACTCTGATAACGGATGCATATATCGAGCAGGCTGTTGTAGTGGGTGAAGGAAGGAAGTACCTGAGCGCGCTTATAGTACCCAACTATATTGAACTGTCTTCCTGGGCAAGGTCGGAGCGCCTGACGTTCGATTCAAATGAGGAACTTGTCTCAAGGCCTGACGTAATCGAGTTTTATAGAAAAAGGATTGAAAATGCCATGAAAAAATATGCCCGGGTTGAACAGATCAGAAAATTCCGTCTTCTCTCCAGCGAATTCAGCATAGACGGCGGTGAACTGACGCCTACATTAAAGCTTAAACGTAAATTCATTAATGAAAAATACTCAGATGTCATCGAGGGCATGTATCTCGAAAAAAAAGGTGAATAG
- the queG gene encoding tRNA epoxyqueuosine(34) reductase QueG, with amino-acid sequence MPDKQEIIDFAMSLNIDLIRFSKAERLEEEKRRFEEWIKNGCNAGMKWLERSVEKRFDPRLGLKDAKTVITAAVSYNTGKAPAAISRYVSGKDYHVVLTKKLERIKAFLKKNDPTIKAKICVDSSVIAEKSFAARSGAGWIGRNSLLVNEKLGSWFFLAELIIDREYEPDTPVSGKCGECRECIKACPTGAIREDRTIDAGRCISYITIEERGSGSFPGSGMICHPYVYGCDICQEACPWNRNAVRTREPSFMESNGLFLLGREELLRLNEDDFKKLSMGTSIERISYEKFMANLEICRNL; translated from the coding sequence ATGCCTGATAAACAGGAAATAATCGATTTTGCGATGTCGCTGAACATCGATTTAATCCGCTTCAGTAAAGCTGAAAGGTTAGAAGAAGAGAAACGCCGTTTTGAAGAATGGATAAAAAACGGCTGCAATGCAGGAATGAAATGGCTTGAGCGAAGCGTTGAAAAAAGATTCGACCCCCGTCTTGGCCTTAAGGATGCAAAAACTGTTATTACGGCGGCAGTCAGCTACAATACCGGCAAAGCCCCGGCAGCGATTTCAAGATATGTATCGGGAAAGGACTATCATGTTGTCCTCACTAAAAAGCTTGAAAGAATTAAGGCCTTTTTAAAAAAGAATGATCCGACGATTAAGGCGAAGATATGTGTCGATTCATCGGTGATCGCCGAAAAATCATTTGCAGCTAGATCTGGAGCAGGCTGGATCGGCAGGAATTCACTTCTTGTCAATGAAAAGCTCGGGTCATGGTTTTTCCTGGCAGAACTTATAATTGACAGGGAGTATGAACCTGATACGCCGGTTTCCGGTAAATGCGGTGAGTGCCGGGAATGCATAAAGGCGTGTCCTACAGGAGCGATAAGAGAAGATAGGACAATAGATGCCGGCAGATGCATATCTTACATAACGATAGAGGAAAGAGGGTCAGGCTCTTTTCCTGGAAGCGGCATGATATGTCATCCTTATGTCTATGGCTGCGATATCTGCCAGGAGGCATGTCCATGGAACAGAAACGCCGTAAGGACAAGGGAACCTTCTTTTATGGAAAGTAACGGCCTTTTTTTGCTAGGCAGGGAAGAGCTTCTCAGATTGAATGAGGATGATTTCAAAAAATTGAGCATGGGAACGTCGATTGAAAGAATATCATATGAAAAATTTATGGCGAATCTTGAAATTTGCAGGAACCTTTGA
- a CDS encoding ribonucleoside triphosphate reductase: MFDKIIKRDGREAIFDASKITDAIAKAGKATGEFGDDVAGRLTLQVLNFAQQTIKGVPTVEGIQDIVEYVLTTSPFKATAKSYIIYRDQHAKMREIKAGIGVDLIDQYLQQLDWQVNENSNMAFSLQGLNNYISSEISKIYWLNKIYPPEVRNAHSEGDFHLHDLNILSVYCVGWDLYNLLLQGFKGAAGKVESKPAKHFRTALGQIVNFFYTLQGEAAGAQAFSNFDTLLAPFIRYDNLDYSQVKQSLQEFIFNINVPTRVGFQTPFTNVTLDLKVPSFYKNQGVVIGGKIKDAVYGDFQNEMDMFNKAFVEVMSEGDAMGRVFTFPIPTYNITSDFEWENPDLDGLWKMTAKYGVPYFSNFINSDMKPDDARSMCCRLRIDNRELQKRGGGLFGSNPLTGSIGVVTINLPRLGYISSDKDDFKRHLEKLIDIASVSLEMKRKILEMYTDGNLYPYTRFYLNDIKERFGEYWKNHFSTIGIVGMNEACLNLLGKDIASSEGMAFALEISDFIRDKLVTLQETTGNNYNFEATPAEGTSYRLAKMDKKKFPDIICANEDAFKNGHEPFYTNSTQLPVNYTDDIFEAFDLQDEIQTKYTGGTVLHIYAGEQVNEPVVIRELVRRLCSTYHLPYFTFSPTFSVCQSHGYLSGQQPLCPHCHAQTEVYSRVTGYLRPVAQWNNGKKEEFTLRKTFEVKKVSHSKLIEPFKMAKKDARPGTAFVSVFEKMKGLSAGCAMIVV, from the coding sequence ATGTTTGATAAAATTATAAAGAGGGATGGAAGGGAAGCGATATTCGATGCATCAAAGATCACCGATGCCATCGCAAAGGCCGGGAAGGCTACAGGTGAATTCGGGGATGATGTTGCAGGCAGGCTTACACTGCAGGTTCTGAACTTCGCGCAGCAGACTATCAAGGGAGTACCCACGGTCGAGGGAATCCAGGATATAGTGGAGTATGTCCTGACTACTTCACCTTTCAAGGCAACCGCAAAATCCTATATAATTTATCGAGACCAGCACGCCAAGATGAGGGAAATAAAGGCCGGCATCGGTGTCGACCTTATCGATCAATACCTTCAGCAGCTCGACTGGCAGGTAAATGAAAACAGCAATATGGCCTTTTCGCTGCAGGGGCTTAACAACTACATATCTTCCGAGATCAGTAAGATATACTGGCTAAATAAGATATATCCCCCTGAGGTAAGGAATGCACATTCGGAAGGCGATTTTCATCTTCACGATCTGAATATCCTTTCCGTTTACTGTGTCGGATGGGACCTGTACAACCTTCTGCTTCAGGGATTCAAAGGTGCTGCAGGCAAGGTGGAAAGCAAGCCTGCAAAACACTTCAGAACAGCTCTCGGACAGATAGTGAACTTCTTCTACACACTTCAGGGCGAGGCGGCCGGTGCACAGGCGTTTTCCAATTTCGATACGCTTCTGGCACCGTTCATCCGGTATGACAATCTGGACTACAGCCAGGTTAAGCAGTCGCTCCAGGAATTCATCTTCAACATCAATGTGCCGACCCGTGTGGGTTTCCAGACGCCCTTCACCAACGTTACCCTGGACCTGAAAGTGCCATCGTTCTATAAAAATCAGGGAGTGGTCATAGGCGGAAAGATAAAGGATGCCGTATACGGTGATTTCCAGAATGAAATGGACATGTTCAACAAGGCCTTCGTCGAGGTCATGTCAGAAGGTGATGCGATGGGCAGGGTCTTCACGTTCCCGATACCCACCTACAACATCACTTCAGATTTCGAATGGGAAAATCCCGATCTAGACGGCCTGTGGAAGATGACGGCCAAATACGGCGTGCCCTATTTTTCCAACTTCATCAATTCCGACATGAAGCCAGATGATGCGAGAAGCATGTGCTGCAGGCTGAGGATAGACAACCGCGAACTCCAGAAAAGGGGCGGCGGCCTTTTCGGTTCCAATCCGCTCACGGGTTCCATCGGAGTAGTGACCATAAACCTGCCCAGACTCGGTTATATAAGCAGCGATAAGGATGACTTCAAAAGGCATCTTGAAAAGCTTATAGATATAGCCAGCGTAAGCCTTGAAATGAAGCGCAAGATTCTCGAGATGTACACCGACGGAAATCTCTACCCTTATACCAGGTTCTATCTCAATGACATAAAGGAGAGGTTCGGCGAATACTGGAAGAACCATTTCTCCACGATAGGTATAGTCGGCATGAACGAGGCCTGCCTCAACCTCCTAGGAAAGGATATAGCAAGCAGTGAAGGCATGGCGTTCGCCCTTGAAATTTCCGATTTCATAAGGGACAAGCTGGTTACGCTGCAGGAAACGACAGGCAACAATTACAACTTCGAGGCAACACCTGCCGAAGGCACTTCATACCGTCTGGCAAAGATGGACAAGAAAAAATTCCCCGACATCATCTGCGCAAACGAGGATGCCTTCAAGAACGGGCATGAGCCCTTCTACACGAATTCCACCCAGCTGCCGGTCAATTATACGGATGACATCTTCGAGGCATTCGATCTGCAGGACGAAATACAGACAAAATACACCGGCGGCACGGTGCTCCATATATATGCAGGAGAGCAGGTGAATGAGCCTGTCGTGATCAGGGAGCTTGTAAGAAGGCTGTGTTCGACCTACCACCTGCCTTATTTTACTTTCAGCCCCACTTTCAGCGTCTGCCAGTCTCACGGCTACCTATCGGGGCAGCAGCCTCTTTGCCCTCACTGCCATGCCCAGACCGAGGTGTATTCGCGCGTTACGGGCTATCTCAGGCCTGTGGCTCAGTGGAACAACGGTAAAAAGGAAGAGTTCACGCTGAGAAAGACCTTCGAGGTTAAAAAGGTCTCTCATTCAAAACTGATCGAACCCTTTAAGATGGCAAAAAAGGATGCAAGACCGGGTACTGCCTTTGTAAGCGTCTTCGAAAAAATGAAAGGGCTTTCAGCCGGCTGCGCAATGATAGTAGTATGA
- a CDS encoding HAD family phosphatase, with the protein MIKAIFWDNDGVLVDTEEIYFQANRDTLAGAGIELTRQDFLELSLIRGKGVWGLAEMNGMSHDEIERLKEKRNRIYNKELESGIPLINGVKEVLEILDGKYIMGIVTSAYRHDFEIIHRSTGILQYFNFVLAGGEYEYYKPHPAPYLRAIELSGCKPWECMAIEDSPRGVESAVKAGIRCIAVPHGITEGLDFPGAWKIMSHISQVPQALSLA; encoded by the coding sequence ATGATAAAGGCCATATTCTGGGATAATGACGGGGTGCTTGTAGATACGGAAGAAATCTATTTCCAGGCAAACAGAGACACTCTTGCCGGGGCAGGCATTGAACTCACAAGGCAGGATTTTCTTGAACTCAGCCTTATCAGGGGAAAAGGTGTCTGGGGTCTGGCGGAAATGAACGGCATGTCTCATGATGAGATTGAACGGCTGAAAGAAAAAAGAAACCGGATATACAATAAAGAGCTCGAATCAGGAATTCCTCTTATCAATGGCGTCAAAGAAGTGCTCGAAATCCTTGATGGAAAATACATCATGGGTATTGTCACAAGCGCGTATAGACATGACTTTGAGATAATCCACAGATCAACGGGCATTCTGCAATATTTCAATTTTGTCCTTGCAGGCGGCGAATACGAATATTACAAACCCCACCCTGCACCTTACCTGAGGGCTATTGAATTATCCGGATGCAAACCCTGGGAATGCATGGCAATAGAAGATTCGCCGCGGGGTGTTGAATCTGCGGTTAAAGCGGGAATCAGGTGCATAGCCGTACCGCACGGCATTACTGAAGGGCTCGATTTCCCAGGAGCGTGGAAGATAATGTCCCATATATCTCAGGTCCCTCAAGCCCTGTCCCTTGCCTGA
- a CDS encoding XrtA system polysaccharide deacetylase, whose translation MRNALTIDVEEIFQVHALSDVVKIEDWDGFASSVESNTSIILDMLKENDTKATFFCLGWIARKHGPLIRRICDDGHEIACHGYNHQVIYNQTPDAFRKDVAESKKIIEDITGKPVLGYRAPTYSITEKTLWALDIIDEFGFAYDSSIFPVHHDNYGIPSAPRFPYRIEGGNLAEFPISTMKLGNINFPIAGGGYFRLFPYMLTKLGLKTIERERKPFVFYIHPWEFNPDSLKIEGLPVLSGFRTYVNLSRTKGRFRKLISDFSFTTASNVLAGMGLIGV comes from the coding sequence ATGAGGAATGCTCTTACAATCGATGTTGAAGAAATTTTTCAAGTGCATGCCCTCTCAGACGTCGTGAAGATTGAGGACTGGGACGGATTTGCCTCCAGCGTGGAGTCGAACACATCCATTATCCTTGATATGCTGAAAGAGAATGATACGAAGGCCACCTTTTTCTGCCTAGGGTGGATCGCACGGAAACACGGGCCCCTGATAAGACGTATCTGTGATGACGGCCACGAAATAGCATGCCACGGCTACAACCATCAGGTCATTTACAATCAGACCCCGGATGCGTTCAGAAAAGATGTTGCCGAATCGAAGAAAATCATTGAAGATATCACTGGAAAGCCTGTTCTCGGCTACAGGGCGCCCACTTATTCCATAACTGAAAAGACATTGTGGGCACTTGATATCATTGATGAGTTTGGTTTTGCCTATGACTCCAGCATATTCCCGGTTCATCACGACAATTATGGAATTCCTTCAGCCCCGAGGTTTCCTTACAGGATCGAAGGAGGAAATCTTGCCGAGTTTCCGATTTCGACAATGAAACTGGGCAATATCAATTTCCCGATTGCCGGAGGCGGTTATTTCAGATTGTTCCCGTATATGCTCACAAAGCTCGGGCTGAAAACAATAGAAAGGGAAAGGAAACCCTTCGTTTTTTATATTCATCCCTGGGAGTTCAACCCGGACTCCTTGAAGATCGAAGGGTTGCCTGTACTTTCCGGTTTCAGGACTTATGTCAACCTTTCCAGAACGAAGGGACGTTTCAGAAAGCTCATATCCGATTTTTCTTTTACAACCGCCTCGAATGTTCTTGCCGGGATGGGCCTGATAGGGGTCTGA
- a CDS encoding DUF4139 domain-containing protein → MKKVVITILFILGIFSYAGAETVKRLVIYRDVAYITIHKTAAGGSIIVDAPAGLLQESIMAQPAQTGGSIRSIEVKPGSGLNGKARDIQDQIDQMKAQQTLKKRQQETIEREMEIIYDIAGGVKKEAAFPRSRLNESISYIDDKVGALNARYIKLGKERDDLKTRIRELEEQLKGVSRLQGYRITIGADGSADVSYAVRNIGWKPEYAIQAWPSKDMLLLEIQARIWQSTGADITAEEVLVSTGTPSYGIQAPELSPWHISPVRPRRNMLKAEAMAAAPLEMDGGADREYAPSVKATETSYVIGAARNVTIPGDGSPRVISLLKERINSNFTRAAVPKISGAAYLRAEGAWQGNAPLMAGDYTAFVDGEYCGKGYLETVEPGGNIMVDLGRDEGIKIDRKEKTFTEKTLTGKNRYTKTVTITLENLRDKKIDLKIKDQIPVSDDEGIKVDMKESAPQVKPDEEGMLNWAISLEPKTKVTVMFVFSVTGSVPGYMD, encoded by the coding sequence ATGAAAAAGGTTGTGATAACGATACTCTTCATTCTCGGGATATTCTCTTATGCAGGTGCGGAAACTGTAAAGCGTCTGGTTATCTATCGGGATGTGGCATACATTACCATTCATAAAACGGCCGCAGGCGGCAGCATAATCGTTGATGCACCTGCCGGGCTGCTTCAGGAATCCATTATGGCTCAGCCTGCTCAGACGGGGGGCTCTATACGTTCAATCGAGGTCAAACCCGGAAGCGGTCTTAACGGTAAGGCCAGGGATATTCAGGACCAGATCGATCAGATGAAAGCTCAGCAGACTCTGAAGAAGCGCCAGCAGGAAACCATAGAAAGGGAGATGGAGATTATCTATGATATTGCAGGCGGGGTAAAGAAAGAGGCGGCTTTTCCAAGGTCGCGCCTGAATGAATCCATTTCTTATATTGATGATAAGGTTGGTGCGCTCAATGCGAGATATATAAAGCTCGGGAAAGAGCGTGATGATCTTAAGACCCGGATCAGGGAACTGGAAGAGCAGCTTAAAGGTGTTTCAAGGCTTCAGGGATACCGGATAACAATCGGGGCTGACGGTTCTGCCGATGTATCCTATGCCGTCAGGAACATTGGATGGAAACCTGAATACGCGATACAGGCATGGCCTTCAAAGGACATGCTCCTTTTGGAAATACAAGCCAGGATATGGCAGTCGACCGGAGCGGACATTACCGCTGAAGAAGTCCTCGTCTCTACGGGCACACCTTCATACGGGATACAAGCTCCGGAGCTTTCTCCCTGGCATATATCACCTGTAAGGCCGCGAAGAAACATGCTGAAGGCTGAGGCCATGGCAGCGGCGCCTCTCGAGATGGATGGAGGGGCTGACAGGGAATATGCCCCATCCGTGAAGGCGACCGAGACATCCTATGTTATCGGTGCCGCCAGAAATGTAACAATCCCGGGGGACGGCAGTCCGAGGGTAATAAGTTTGTTGAAAGAGCGCATCAACTCGAACTTTACAAGGGCGGCTGTGCCGAAAATATCCGGGGCTGCATACCTCAGGGCCGAGGGTGCATGGCAGGGAAATGCGCCTCTTATGGCGGGAGATTATACGGCCTTTGTCGATGGTGAGTACTGCGGCAAGGGATATCTGGAAACAGTCGAGCCCGGTGGGAATATCATGGTGGATCTCGGCAGGGATGAGGGCATAAAGATTGACCGCAAGGAAAAGACATTTACGGAAAAGACGCTGACAGGCAAAAACAGATATACAAAGACTGTTACAATAACACTCGAAAATTTGAGAGATAAAAAAATTGATCTTAAAATAAAAGATCAGATTCCAGTATCTGATGATGAAGGGATAAAGGTGGATATGAAAGAATCAGCCCCTCAGGTGAAGCCCGATGAAGAAGGAATGCTTAACTGGGCTATCAGCCTGGAACCGAAAACCAAGGTAACAGTTATGTTTGTGTTTTCAGTAACAGGCTCTGTCCCCGGCTATATGGATTGA
- a CDS encoding glycosyltransferase family 9 protein — MDILFVKLGALGDVINTLPLAVSLKNNLDAGITWLVEPLSFPIVNGHPAVDKVILFDKKNWRQSLPDVLGKLREKRFDIVMDLQRILKSASFAMVSKASRRIGFDKRRCKEMTWLFPFERIAMGDPGRHMAVQYLDFARHLGVDSDQIKWDIPVSGAIPFSLPEKYVVLNIGATKKANLWPEDNFSMLARIIKSRFGVVSVITGGREDENSSAAITEKAGDCVINLAGKTTIPELKEVLAGAKMVVSCDTGPMHLAVALKRQVIALFGPSDPARTGPLHGTVIQKALDCSPCNRRSCDDPKCMRGITPQDVFEKMEALWSA; from the coding sequence ATGGATATCCTTTTTGTCAAACTCGGTGCGCTCGGAGATGTGATCAACACGCTTCCTCTTGCCGTAAGCCTGAAGAACAATCTGGATGCCGGGATAACATGGCTGGTCGAGCCGCTCAGTTTTCCGATTGTAAACGGACATCCCGCTGTCGATAAAGTGATTCTTTTTGATAAGAAGAACTGGAGGCAATCCCTGCCGGATGTGCTGGGGAAATTGAGAGAAAAACGCTTTGATATTGTAATGGACCTTCAACGGATATTGAAATCGGCATCCTTTGCAATGGTGTCAAAAGCCTCGAGACGTATAGGCTTCGACAAGAGGAGATGCAAGGAAATGACATGGCTTTTCCCTTTCGAAAGGATAGCAATGGGAGACCCGGGAAGGCATATGGCTGTCCAGTACCTTGATTTCGCCCGGCACCTCGGAGTGGATTCCGATCAGATAAAATGGGACATACCCGTTTCAGGTGCAATACCGTTCAGTCTACCGGAAAAATATGTCGTGCTGAATATAGGAGCCACGAAAAAAGCAAACCTGTGGCCTGAAGATAATTTTTCAATGCTGGCTCGGATAATAAAATCGCGTTTCGGGGTCGTTAGCGTAATTACAGGCGGCAGGGAGGATGAAAATTCTTCGGCAGCCATCACGGAAAAAGCCGGAGACTGTGTTATAAATCTTGCAGGCAAAACCACAATACCTGAACTGAAGGAAGTTTTGGCAGGCGCAAAGATGGTTGTTTCCTGCGACACTGGACCAATGCATCTGGCCGTTGCCCTGAAAAGACAGGTCATAGCCCTGTTCGGACCGTCCGATCCTGCAAGGACCGGGCCGCTCCATGGCACGGTGATTCAGAAAGCCCTTGACTGTTCGCCATGCAACAGGCGCAGCTGCGACGATCCGAAATGCATGCGCGGGATAACTCCGCAGGATGTTTTTGAGAAAATGGAGGCCTTGTGGTCAGCATAA